The following proteins are encoded in a genomic region of Oncorhynchus kisutch isolate 150728-3 linkage group LG18, Okis_V2, whole genome shotgun sequence:
- the LOC109908937 gene encoding tubulin-specific chaperone cofactor E-like protein isoform X1 — MEPSLQKPTMSCDSGLVERNIAGADPEGMWDSGAVDPPEEEGRTFMQVLSEKYSPENFPYRRWPGMGVVVVPTLPQGSPMKDRLNLPSVLVLAGCGISHAGEQREIAAFCAHVMELDLSQNKLQDWHEISKIVSNIPNLDFLNLSSNPLSEVVLEPSGAKAFARVRRLVLNNTQVSWNTVLVLTREMPELEELFLCLNEYTTVSASTVPCPTLRLLHITDNNLQDWAEVRKIGPMFPGLETLVMANCNLSSIQDSEDMLRRLFPNLRSINLHNSGLNRWEDIEKLNQFPKLEDVRLQGIPLLQTYTNTERRSLMVSHLPSVSSLNGSVVTDGEREDSERFFIRYHVDYPEEELPYRYHCLVTKYGKLEPLAEIDLRPRCHAKVEVHCEDKVEEVSIRLDQTVAELKKQLRTVVQLSANQMRLYYIDKECVFGPEEMKYHTRALHSYSIQDGDELLVVPKAGRGTTTAAKPLSNLNSKTLTPPP; from the exons ATGGA ACCTTCTCTGCAGAAACCCACAATGAGCTGTGATAGTGGACTGGTGGAGAGGAACATTGCTGGAG CCGACCCAGAGGGGATGTGGGACAGTGGGGCCGTGGATCCACCCGAGGAGGAGGGCCGCACCTTCATGCAGGTTCTCAGCGAGAAGTACAGCCCGGAGAACTTCCCGTACCGCCGATGGCCCGGCATGGGCGTGGTGGTAGTGCCAACTCTCCCACAGGGCTCGCCCATGAAAG atcgTTTGAACCTTCCCAGTGTGCTCGTCCTGGCTGGCTGTGGAATCAGCCATgcgggagagcagagagagatcgCAGCCTTCTGTGCCCACGTGATGGAGCTCGACCTGTCCCAGAACAAGCTCCAGGACTGGCATGAG ATCAGTAAGATTGTGTCAAACATCCCCAACCTGGACTTCCTCAACCTGAGCTCCAACCCGCTAAGTGAGGTTGTCTTGGAGCCTAGCGGTGCTAAGGCCTTTGCCCGAGTCCGACGCCTGGTCCTCAACAACACTCAAGTGTCCTGGAACACGGTGCTCGTACTAACACGGGAGATGCCTGA GCTGGAAGAGCTGTTCCTGTGCCTTAATGAGTACACCACCGTGTCAGCCTCTACTGTGCCCTGCCCCACACTGCGCCTGCTGCACATCACCGACAACAACCTGCAGGACTGGGCCGAGGTGCGAAAGATTGGGCCCATGTTCCCCGGCCTGGAAACTCTGGTTATGGCCAACTGCAACCTGAGCTCCATTCAGGACTCCGAAGACATGCTGCGGCGCCTCTTCCCCAACCTACGCAGCATCAATCTGCACAACTCAG GTCTTAACCGATGGGAGGACATAGAGAAGCTGAACCAGTTTCCTAAACTGGAAGATGTGAGGCTGCAGGGGATTCCCTTACTGCAGACCTATACCAACACAGAGCGTCGGAGCCTCATGGTATCACA CCTGCCCTCTGTATCATCGCTCAATGGCAGTGTGGTGacggacggggagagagaggactcgGAGAGGTTCTTCATTCGTTACCATGTCGACTACCCAGAGGAGGAGCTACCTTACAG GTATCACTGCCTGGTGACCAAATACGGGAAGCTTGAACCCTTGGCTGAGATCGACCTTCGACCCCGCTGCCACGCCAAGGTGGAGGTGCACTGCGAGGACAAAGTGGAGGAGGTGAGTATCCGCCTGGACCAGACTGTGGCCGAGCTGAAGAAACAGCTGAGGACAGTGGTGCAGCTGTCGGCCAATCAGATGCGTCTTTACTACATCGACAAGGAGTGTGTCTTTGGGCCGGAGGAGATGAAGTACCACACCAGAGCCCTCCACTCCTACAGTATCCAGGACGGGGACGAACTCCTGGTGGTGCCTAAGGCTGGCCGGGGGACTACCACCGCTGCCAAACCACTATCAAACCTTAACTCCAAAACCTTAACTCCCCCGCCATAG
- the LOC109908937 gene encoding tubulin-specific chaperone cofactor E-like protein isoform X2, which produces MSVWLFYHFGVPADPEGMWDSGAVDPPEEEGRTFMQVLSEKYSPENFPYRRWPGMGVVVVPTLPQGSPMKDRLNLPSVLVLAGCGISHAGEQREIAAFCAHVMELDLSQNKLQDWHEISKIVSNIPNLDFLNLSSNPLSEVVLEPSGAKAFARVRRLVLNNTQVSWNTVLVLTREMPELEELFLCLNEYTTVSASTVPCPTLRLLHITDNNLQDWAEVRKIGPMFPGLETLVMANCNLSSIQDSEDMLRRLFPNLRSINLHNSGLNRWEDIEKLNQFPKLEDVRLQGIPLLQTYTNTERRSLMVSHLPSVSSLNGSVVTDGEREDSERFFIRYHVDYPEEELPYRYHCLVTKYGKLEPLAEIDLRPRCHAKVEVHCEDKVEEVSIRLDQTVAELKKQLRTVVQLSANQMRLYYIDKECVFGPEEMKYHTRALHSYSIQDGDELLVVPKAGRGTTTAAKPLSNLNSKTLTPPP; this is translated from the exons ATGAGTGTTTGGCTCTTTTACCACTTCGGCGTCCCAGCCGACCCAGAGGGGATGTGGGACAGTGGGGCCGTGGATCCACCCGAGGAGGAGGGCCGCACCTTCATGCAGGTTCTCAGCGAGAAGTACAGCCCGGAGAACTTCCCGTACCGCCGATGGCCCGGCATGGGCGTGGTGGTAGTGCCAACTCTCCCACAGGGCTCGCCCATGAAAG atcgTTTGAACCTTCCCAGTGTGCTCGTCCTGGCTGGCTGTGGAATCAGCCATgcgggagagcagagagagatcgCAGCCTTCTGTGCCCACGTGATGGAGCTCGACCTGTCCCAGAACAAGCTCCAGGACTGGCATGAG ATCAGTAAGATTGTGTCAAACATCCCCAACCTGGACTTCCTCAACCTGAGCTCCAACCCGCTAAGTGAGGTTGTCTTGGAGCCTAGCGGTGCTAAGGCCTTTGCCCGAGTCCGACGCCTGGTCCTCAACAACACTCAAGTGTCCTGGAACACGGTGCTCGTACTAACACGGGAGATGCCTGA GCTGGAAGAGCTGTTCCTGTGCCTTAATGAGTACACCACCGTGTCAGCCTCTACTGTGCCCTGCCCCACACTGCGCCTGCTGCACATCACCGACAACAACCTGCAGGACTGGGCCGAGGTGCGAAAGATTGGGCCCATGTTCCCCGGCCTGGAAACTCTGGTTATGGCCAACTGCAACCTGAGCTCCATTCAGGACTCCGAAGACATGCTGCGGCGCCTCTTCCCCAACCTACGCAGCATCAATCTGCACAACTCAG GTCTTAACCGATGGGAGGACATAGAGAAGCTGAACCAGTTTCCTAAACTGGAAGATGTGAGGCTGCAGGGGATTCCCTTACTGCAGACCTATACCAACACAGAGCGTCGGAGCCTCATGGTATCACA CCTGCCCTCTGTATCATCGCTCAATGGCAGTGTGGTGacggacggggagagagaggactcgGAGAGGTTCTTCATTCGTTACCATGTCGACTACCCAGAGGAGGAGCTACCTTACAG GTATCACTGCCTGGTGACCAAATACGGGAAGCTTGAACCCTTGGCTGAGATCGACCTTCGACCCCGCTGCCACGCCAAGGTGGAGGTGCACTGCGAGGACAAAGTGGAGGAGGTGAGTATCCGCCTGGACCAGACTGTGGCCGAGCTGAAGAAACAGCTGAGGACAGTGGTGCAGCTGTCGGCCAATCAGATGCGTCTTTACTACATCGACAAGGAGTGTGTCTTTGGGCCGGAGGAGATGAAGTACCACACCAGAGCCCTCCACTCCTACAGTATCCAGGACGGGGACGAACTCCTGGTGGTGCCTAAGGCTGGCCGGGGGACTACCACCGCTGCCAAACCACTATCAAACCTTAACTCCAAAACCTTAACTCCCCCGCCATAG